In Stieleria varia, one genomic interval encodes:
- the dinB gene encoding DNA polymerase IV — MFVHVDMDAFYAAVEQRDHPELRGIPIAVGGSASGRGVVQTASYEAREYGVHSAMSGRRAAELCPHITFVRGRLDHYASVGREVREIFHRYTPLVQPLSLDEAFLDVSGSERLFGSAEEIGRRIRHDIQSELNLTASVGIAPRKFAAKIASDLGKPDGFVAVQESELIAFLDPLPIKRLWGVGGVGQKRLEQMGIHKIADIRARSLESMRGRLGQWGEHLWNLANGIDARKVVVDHEAKQISHERTFWTDMSDLESMNAVISFLGEQVGMRLRQNQRACKTVSVKYRREDFQTFQRSQSFASPTDSTAQIIALASDLLSQLRQKHPRPVRLLGVSAGNLTRPGQPKQLSLFEDPSEQADRKVDEVVDRLAKQFGRSAVYRAESHRWIHRDKDS, encoded by the coding sequence ATGTTCGTGCACGTCGACATGGATGCTTTCTACGCGGCTGTCGAGCAGCGAGACCATCCGGAACTCAGAGGGATTCCGATTGCGGTCGGAGGTTCCGCATCGGGTCGGGGCGTTGTTCAAACCGCCAGCTATGAAGCCCGTGAGTATGGAGTCCACAGCGCGATGTCCGGTCGACGCGCCGCAGAGTTGTGTCCGCACATTACGTTTGTTCGAGGGCGGTTGGATCACTACGCGAGTGTAGGTCGTGAGGTCCGCGAGATCTTTCATCGATACACGCCATTGGTTCAGCCGCTGTCTCTGGACGAGGCCTTCTTGGATGTGTCTGGCAGCGAGCGACTATTCGGTTCTGCGGAAGAGATCGGCCGCCGAATCAGGCACGACATCCAATCGGAATTGAATCTGACCGCAAGCGTTGGCATTGCACCGCGAAAGTTTGCCGCCAAGATCGCGAGCGACTTGGGCAAGCCCGATGGATTCGTCGCGGTGCAGGAAAGCGAGTTGATCGCCTTTCTGGATCCGTTGCCGATCAAGCGTCTGTGGGGAGTCGGGGGCGTTGGTCAGAAGCGTCTGGAGCAGATGGGCATCCACAAAATCGCAGACATCCGAGCCCGGTCACTGGAGAGCATGCGTGGCCGGCTTGGACAGTGGGGGGAACACTTGTGGAACTTGGCCAACGGGATCGACGCACGCAAAGTCGTCGTGGATCATGAAGCCAAACAGATCAGCCATGAGCGAACGTTTTGGACTGATATGAGCGATCTGGAATCCATGAACGCCGTGATCAGCTTTTTGGGAGAGCAAGTCGGGATGCGGTTGCGTCAGAATCAGCGAGCTTGCAAAACGGTGAGCGTGAAATATCGCCGAGAGGATTTCCAAACCTTCCAACGCAGCCAATCGTTTGCCAGTCCCACCGATAGCACCGCCCAGATCATCGCACTCGCATCCGATTTGCTGAGTCAACTGCGTCAAAAACATCCTCGTCCCGTCAGGCTGCTCGGTGTGTCTGCGGGAAATCTCACGCGACCTGGACAGCCAAAGCAATTGTCGCTGTTCGAAGATCCCTCGGAACAGGCGGATCGCAAAGTGGATGAGGTTGTCGATCGTCTAGCCAAACAGTTCGGGCGTTCCGCGGTTTACCGAGCGGAAAGCCATCGTTGGATCCATCGCGACAAGGATTCCTGA
- a CDS encoding response regulator, with protein sequence MSKKLLVVDDHMVIRLGLRSMLEGTDLTITEEASNAAETLAAVEKSVPDVILMDIRMEGGDGLNTLGRLKLDHPDLPIVLYSAYDNPTYIARAVALGAAGYVLKSAPRDRLIEALQTAAAGESAWTREELRRVTGALATPRLSQDIDVPLTHRESEVLRQMAQGLTNKEIAKMLGISYETVKEHVQHILRKIGVTDRTQAAVWAVRQNLV encoded by the coding sequence ATGAGTAAAAAATTGTTGGTGGTCGACGACCACATGGTGATCCGGCTCGGTCTCCGATCGATGCTCGAAGGCACCGATTTGACCATTACCGAAGAAGCTTCCAACGCAGCAGAAACACTTGCGGCTGTCGAAAAATCTGTTCCCGATGTCATCTTGATGGACATTCGGATGGAAGGCGGTGACGGGCTCAATACGCTCGGTCGCTTGAAGCTCGATCATCCTGATCTGCCCATCGTCCTGTATTCAGCGTACGACAATCCGACCTACATCGCTCGCGCAGTTGCCTTGGGTGCCGCCGGGTATGTCTTGAAATCAGCGCCACGTGACCGCTTGATCGAGGCTTTGCAAACCGCCGCCGCTGGTGAGTCCGCGTGGACCCGTGAAGAACTGCGTCGCGTCACCGGTGCTTTGGCGACTCCACGTCTGAGCCAAGACATCGATGTTCCTTTGACACACCGTGAAAGCGAAGTGCTGCGTCAAATGGCTCAAGGCCTGACGAACAAAGAGATCGCAAAGATGCTCGGCATCAGCTACGAAACCGTCAAAGAACACGTGCAACATATCTTGCGAAAGATCGGCGTGACGGACCGTACACAAGCTGCTGTTTGGGCCGTGCGTCAAAACCTCGTCTAA
- a CDS encoding DJ-1/PfpI family protein, producing MKRVLMLVGDFVEDYEAMVPLQILQTVGHQVDTVCPNKSPGDTVATAIHDFEGHQTYSEKPGHRFAITADFEACNAANYDALVIPGGRAPEYLRMDQRVLELVRAFDAATKPIAAICHGPQILAAAGVLTDRQCSCYPAVSYEVTAAGGQYIAPAGTMDSAHVHGHLVSAPAWPAHPAWMRAFLKLLGD from the coding sequence ATGAAGCGGGTTTTGATGCTGGTGGGCGATTTCGTCGAGGATTACGAGGCCATGGTTCCCCTGCAAATCCTACAAACCGTCGGTCACCAGGTGGACACCGTTTGCCCGAACAAATCCCCCGGAGATACCGTCGCCACGGCGATTCACGACTTTGAGGGGCACCAAACCTACAGCGAAAAACCCGGGCACCGGTTTGCAATCACCGCTGATTTCGAGGCCTGCAACGCGGCAAACTATGACGCCCTGGTGATTCCGGGCGGACGGGCGCCGGAGTATTTGAGGATGGATCAGCGGGTTTTGGAGTTGGTTCGAGCCTTTGATGCGGCCACCAAACCGATCGCAGCGATCTGCCACGGACCCCAGATTTTGGCAGCCGCCGGAGTGCTGACGGACCGCCAATGCAGTTGCTACCCCGCGGTTTCCTACGAGGTCACAGCGGCGGGGGGCCAGTACATCGCGCCGGCCGGAACGATGGATTCTGCTCACGTGCACGGACACTTGGTCAGCGCACCGGCGTGGCCTGCTCACCCGGCGTGGATGCGAGCCTTTTTGAAATTGTTGGGCGACTGA
- a CDS encoding alpha/beta hydrolase, producing MPVAVQQINSVPQQVHHVRSLSPRVMLCLFVAAIGLTMVAPSGLMVPASAQAPPAKTKKEKPKPRPVKLRTKDGLELQAFYFPSDLEKKAIPVLLIHEWQGQPSPYVNLVKALNAAGCAVLVPQYRGHGNSKTYIDASGKEQEFNVATMNKRDIQNIIMYDLEEAKRFLKEENNEGKLNLNALCVIGVREGCVLAANWAQRDWRFPSVGSKKQGQDVKALVLISPEKLLKGIPIDPPLSDPNLLRLPTLIVSGQSSPSSDTADRIHKRLKVVKTKLGGGTLSGLEEVIAKESLDAPALVMQSSTVVPAIVKFVTTSIEVDEFNNPWIDRP from the coding sequence ATGCCGGTTGCGGTCCAGCAGATCAACAGTGTTCCCCAACAAGTCCATCACGTCAGAAGTTTGTCTCCACGGGTGATGCTCTGCCTGTTCGTGGCTGCGATCGGACTGACCATGGTTGCCCCCAGCGGCCTGATGGTTCCTGCATCTGCGCAAGCGCCCCCGGCGAAGACAAAAAAGGAGAAACCCAAGCCACGTCCCGTCAAACTCAGGACCAAAGACGGCCTGGAACTCCAAGCGTTTTACTTCCCTTCGGATCTGGAAAAGAAAGCGATTCCGGTCCTGTTGATTCACGAATGGCAAGGCCAGCCCAGTCCGTACGTGAATCTCGTCAAAGCACTCAACGCCGCCGGCTGTGCGGTGCTGGTTCCTCAATACCGAGGACACGGAAACAGCAAGACCTACATCGACGCATCTGGCAAGGAGCAGGAGTTCAACGTGGCGACGATGAACAAACGCGACATCCAAAACATCATCATGTACGATCTCGAGGAAGCCAAGCGATTCTTGAAAGAAGAAAACAACGAAGGCAAGTTGAACCTCAATGCCCTGTGCGTGATCGGTGTTCGCGAAGGCTGTGTACTCGCCGCCAACTGGGCGCAACGCGATTGGCGTTTTCCATCGGTGGGTTCCAAGAAGCAAGGGCAAGACGTCAAAGCACTCGTGCTGATTTCACCCGAGAAGCTTCTCAAAGGCATTCCCATCGATCCTCCGTTGAGCGATCCAAACTTGCTGCGATTGCCGACATTGATCGTCTCAGGCCAAAGCTCTCCCAGCTCGGATACTGCCGACCGTATCCACAAACGCTTGAAAGTCGTCAAGACAAAACTCGGCGGTGGAACACTCAGCGGCTTGGAAGAAGTCATCGCAAAGGAATCACTCGACGCCCCCGCACTGGTGATGCAATCCTCGACCGTCGTTCCCGCAATCGTCAAGTTCGTCACGACCAGTATCGAAGTCGACGAGTTCAACAATCCTTGGATCGATCGCCCCTAA
- a CDS encoding PQQ-binding-like beta-propeller repeat protein: protein MTRLPRPSVLTHSNHMMQSNPVKRTLSTVWTSCVFLMIACMLHSQHADGGEMMSPAIASQLQLEEAWRRQTSVPGGEQSIVDQQVHVHQASPRVYVEIVKTADAAAAPATDSAKPDGTAKPDGNVLFRIPTDQADTNGLPIGEEEAKRLARAEIRRLTRRGITAEITTRSVPRVNLYTACDDGTIECRNAETGEPIWLSHVGDPRLVYGTMGIGDEFLTITNGGNLIKLDISDGVEVNSVRTSGTPLYGAIHSGSYSLVATIRSSVEGYPLGDTTRDPFMEIVTGIALSPPTKAPDSTRVAWATDQGFVYVMELSGEPSVLFRLDTDGIVSGRIASASGNRFFFGSESGQVYGIRGTRLGDVLWSRPYGEPFYSAPMVVDDQVLLRSAYGNLYSLGTVDGISKWTKPIAGIDRMIGAFDGKLYVRTLSSAFAVIDLETGKMDAIYSSFRPNRLLVNRETNRLYFVNETGAVQCMRPVGTKMPTFMTNEDIEETPEGIAPAATQPLKMDPLDNPADPFGAADPFATPAAPAPAGGDPFGAGAAADPFAGGADAAGGGEMADPFGGDPFGN from the coding sequence ATGACCCGATTGCCTCGTCCCTCCGTTCTCACCCACTCCAACCACATGATGCAGTCCAACCCCGTGAAGCGGACCCTGTCGACCGTGTGGACCTCCTGCGTGTTTCTGATGATCGCATGCATGCTGCACAGTCAACATGCCGACGGCGGTGAAATGATGTCGCCTGCAATTGCCAGCCAGTTGCAACTGGAGGAAGCGTGGCGTCGTCAAACGTCGGTCCCCGGTGGAGAGCAGTCCATCGTGGATCAGCAGGTGCATGTCCATCAGGCCAGCCCCCGTGTCTACGTTGAAATCGTCAAGACTGCCGATGCGGCTGCAGCGCCAGCCACCGACTCGGCGAAGCCGGATGGCACGGCGAAACCGGATGGCAACGTCTTGTTCCGCATTCCAACCGACCAAGCGGATACCAACGGGTTGCCGATCGGAGAGGAGGAAGCAAAGCGATTAGCGAGAGCCGAGATTCGACGCCTGACTCGTCGTGGAATCACCGCTGAAATCACCACTCGCAGTGTTCCACGCGTCAACCTGTACACCGCCTGCGATGATGGCACGATCGAGTGCCGTAACGCGGAGACAGGCGAACCGATTTGGTTGAGTCACGTGGGCGATCCTCGATTGGTCTATGGAACCATGGGGATCGGTGATGAATTCTTGACGATTACCAATGGTGGTAATCTGATCAAGCTGGACATTTCTGACGGCGTTGAAGTCAACTCGGTACGAACATCGGGGACTCCGCTGTACGGTGCCATCCATTCGGGATCCTACTCGCTGGTGGCAACGATACGCAGCAGCGTCGAAGGTTATCCGCTGGGCGATACGACCCGCGACCCCTTCATGGAAATCGTCACGGGGATTGCTCTTTCGCCGCCCACCAAAGCACCGGATTCGACTCGGGTCGCTTGGGCGACCGATCAGGGATTTGTCTACGTGATGGAACTTTCCGGTGAGCCCTCGGTGCTGTTTCGTTTGGACACCGATGGAATCGTCAGCGGACGCATCGCATCCGCATCAGGGAATCGCTTTTTCTTTGGTAGCGAGTCGGGGCAGGTCTATGGAATTCGAGGGACTCGGCTGGGTGATGTTCTTTGGTCACGCCCCTATGGAGAACCGTTCTACTCGGCACCTATGGTCGTCGACGATCAAGTTCTGTTGCGGAGCGCCTACGGAAATCTTTATTCACTGGGCACGGTCGATGGTATCAGTAAATGGACCAAACCGATCGCCGGGATCGATAGAATGATCGGTGCATTCGATGGAAAACTGTACGTGCGAACCCTCAGCAGTGCGTTTGCCGTGATCGATCTGGAAACGGGCAAAATGGACGCGATCTACTCTTCGTTCCGCCCCAACCGCTTGCTCGTCAATCGGGAAACCAACCGACTGTACTTTGTGAACGAGACCGGTGCCGTTCAATGCATGCGGCCGGTGGGTACCAAGATGCCGACCTTCATGACCAACGAAGACATCGAGGAAACGCCCGAAGGTATCGCTCCCGCGGCAACTCAGCCGCTGAAGATGGATCCTTTGGACAACCCTGCCGATCCCTTCGGTGCTGCGGATCCGTTTGCCACTCCCGCTGCCCCCGCCCCCGCCGGTGGCGATCCCTTTGGCGCAGGTGCTGCCGCTGATCCCTTTGCCGGAGGTGCAGATGCAGCAGGTGGTGGAGAGATGGCCGATCCGTTCGGTGGCGATCCGTTCGGAAATTAG
- a CDS encoding HD-GYP domain-containing protein has translation MITTSSTTDHAGRNSLQNLDSAVPLGPPEFGTQVAGHPDEKNNCPAPSLQEEVDWLSDALASRFEELSLIHGLTQRLTQTLTAVEQSSQIIRSLLQELAPCIDSQSLALHLTADDAIGRDEVFDLVGESVSKEWMLQLATIANKHSVSMAGEQQSVAIVNQLLLNDGRSIRVGVVPIRRRDDQLGQMIAIRSIDRDEFGTIEADMMQSTSMMLAVHLINQRQYLQLERMFQGTIQSLVSALDAKDKYTSGHSDRVSLLAVELAKGLGYTETQLANIRMGGILHDIGKIGVQDSVLQKPGRLTDEEFDQIKQHPALGYDILKGIQQFHQILPAVRHHHESWDGSGYPDGLAGLDIPRDAQIMAVADAFDAMTSDRPYRSGMPLEKVREIFLAGRGVQWAADVVDVLLSSPSLFSVDFSRDADPPVGNPTV, from the coding sequence ATGATCACAACTTCCTCAACGACCGACCACGCCGGCCGCAACAGCCTGCAGAACTTGGACAGCGCCGTGCCGTTGGGGCCGCCCGAGTTTGGAACGCAAGTCGCAGGGCATCCCGATGAGAAAAACAATTGTCCGGCGCCGTCGCTGCAAGAAGAAGTGGACTGGCTATCCGATGCGTTGGCGTCGCGATTCGAAGAACTTTCGCTCATCCACGGCCTGACCCAGCGACTGACCCAGACACTCACCGCCGTTGAGCAGTCGTCGCAAATCATCCGATCATTGTTGCAAGAGTTGGCACCCTGCATCGATTCCCAATCGTTGGCATTACACCTCACCGCGGATGATGCGATTGGTCGTGACGAAGTCTTTGATCTTGTTGGTGAGTCTGTCTCCAAAGAATGGATGTTGCAATTGGCAACGATTGCCAACAAGCACTCAGTGAGCATGGCCGGTGAGCAACAGAGCGTCGCGATTGTCAACCAACTCTTGCTTAACGACGGTCGATCCATTCGTGTCGGCGTTGTCCCGATTCGTCGGCGGGACGACCAGCTAGGTCAGATGATCGCGATCCGATCCATCGATCGGGATGAGTTCGGGACCATCGAAGCCGACATGATGCAATCCACCTCCATGATGTTGGCCGTCCATCTCATCAACCAGCGTCAGTACTTGCAACTGGAACGCATGTTCCAAGGAACCATCCAGTCACTTGTCTCTGCGCTGGATGCCAAAGACAAATACACCAGTGGACACAGCGATCGTGTATCGCTGCTGGCCGTCGAGCTTGCGAAAGGACTCGGGTACACCGAAACTCAACTCGCCAACATTCGGATGGGCGGTATCCTGCATGACATCGGCAAGATCGGTGTCCAAGACTCGGTGCTTCAAAAGCCCGGCCGCTTGACCGACGAAGAGTTCGATCAGATCAAGCAGCACCCTGCGCTGGGCTACGATATCCTCAAAGGAATCCAACAGTTCCACCAGATCTTGCCCGCCGTTCGCCATCACCATGAGTCCTGGGATGGAAGCGGTTATCCCGATGGTCTGGCGGGTTTGGACATTCCGCGGGACGCTCAAATCATGGCCGTGGCCGATGCCTTCGACGCCATGACGAGCGATCGACCCTACCGTTCGGGGATGCCGCTGGAAAAAGTTCGCGAAATATTTTTGGCCGGTCGGGGCGTCCAGTGGGCTGCCGACGTCGTTGATGTGCTGCTCTCCTCCCCCAGTCTGTTCTCCGTCGACTTCTCTCGTGACGCGGATCCGCCAGTCGGAAATCCGACGGTTTAG